The following are encoded in a window of Methanobrevibacter ruminantium M1 genomic DNA:
- a CDS encoding type II toxin-antitoxin system VapC family toxin, with translation MIFLDTTYIIALINENDKYHKKALKLMEDVDYEKKMTNSVVFVESLNMLDKRSTQKDIDNIVNKLYQLDKIHCVNSANIKNSLNIFKFYNGSINFADCTIIDSMITYRINEIISFDSDFDKVKGIKRIYI, from the coding sequence ATGATTTTTTTAGATACTACCTATATAATTGCATTAATAAATGAAAATGATAAATATCATAAGAAAGCTTTAAAATTGATGGAAGATGTGGATTATGAAAAGAAGATGACAAACAGTGTTGTTTTCGTTGAATCATTAAATATGTTGGATAAAAGAAGCACACAAAAGGATATAGATAACATTGTTAATAAATTATATCAATTAGACAAAATACATTGTGTAAATTCTGCAAATATCAAAAACTCACTAAATATATTTAAATTTTACAATGGTTCTATAAATTTTGCAGATTGCACTATAATTGATAGTATGATCACATATCGGATAAATGAAATAATATCTTTTGATTCTGATTTTGATAAGGTGAAAGGGATAAAAAGAATTTATATTTAA
- a CDS encoding ABC transporter permease: MKMLVKKMLRDLSDHKIQFVSIFLMAFLGVFAFTGINGEVVGITDVSTHYYEDTNLADGWIYGENFDKDTLKDIKNMEEVKNAHREMVVDTVANYSSDPDITLHILEGKQEISKFHLFKGKDFNPNDKEGIWIDKRFADARDLDIGDKISLKFDGKTVSKTIRGIIYSPEYVYYIQEGSMIPDFSQVGYAFMPSKGADFDIEYNRITIDGKKELDAKEFSSEVSELLGQYTYAQFVPREDNVGVSTLQDEIDQHNMFSGIFPIIFVMVALLTLLTTMSRVISSQRTQIGTLKAMGYDNTTIILHYLSYGFFLSFAGSLLGLIIGPLTLPYLFYPSMSAMYSLPYWGPAWNLSFFLVAALMVIISVLVTFISVKTINDENPADSIKPKVPKAVSSGIMERTKIWKKMGFNGRWNYRDAKRNKVRAIMSIFGVFACALLIMSAFGMYDSMNDVQDWQYNQIYNYNSKLYLDENITDAQLSTVVKDTNGEEMMEQAIEVKYRGNKHTASMTVYNDSELFRPTDINRNYIEIDPDGVAISDRLAEVLGLKVGDKVRWHLVGNPKWIDSEITQTYSTPFGQGIIMSEKTYEKYGGDDYNYSTNVVLTEDKDIKNYTGVTSVSTREDIVKGWEDMTEAMNLMVYVLIIFAVILAVVVLYNLGLLSFTEIQREIATLKVLGFNTKSLRRLLLTQNLWFSTIGFILAIPGAYILMEAMMGSTGADYYFPINIYPLNFIISLIMTFGLSILVNLLFSRKIKKVNMVESLKSNE; the protein is encoded by the coding sequence ATGAAAATGCTAGTTAAAAAGATGCTTAGAGACTTATCTGACCATAAGATTCAATTTGTATCCATCTTCCTTATGGCCTTTTTAGGCGTATTCGCCTTTACAGGAATAAATGGAGAAGTGGTTGGAATCACAGATGTGTCAACACACTACTATGAAGACACAAATCTTGCAGATGGTTGGATATATGGCGAGAACTTTGATAAGGATACTCTAAAAGATATAAAGAACATGGAAGAGGTCAAGAATGCCCATAGGGAGATGGTAGTTGATACGGTAGCCAACTACTCTTCGGACCCAGACATAACTCTCCATATACTGGAAGGAAAGCAAGAGATATCCAAATTCCATCTGTTTAAGGGAAAAGACTTTAATCCTAACGACAAGGAAGGAATATGGATTGACAAGCGCTTTGCAGATGCAAGAGACCTAGATATTGGAGATAAGATATCCCTTAAATTTGATGGAAAGACAGTGTCTAAGACCATCCGAGGAATTATATACTCTCCAGAATATGTCTACTACATCCAGGAAGGAAGCATGATACCTGACTTCAGCCAAGTGGGCTATGCATTCATGCCAAGTAAGGGAGCTGATTTTGACATAGAGTACAATAGAATTACAATAGACGGCAAGAAGGAACTTGACGCTAAGGAGTTCAGCAGTGAGGTATCAGAGCTTTTAGGCCAATACACCTATGCCCAATTCGTTCCAAGGGAAGACAATGTAGGGGTAAGCACATTGCAGGATGAGATAGACCAGCATAATATGTTTTCAGGAATTTTCCCAATTATCTTTGTTATGGTGGCCCTTTTAACCCTTTTAACCACAATGAGCAGGGTGATTTCTTCACAGAGAACACAGATTGGAACACTGAAGGCTATGGGATATGACAATACTACAATCATTCTCCATTATCTCTCATATGGATTCTTCCTATCCTTTGCAGGCTCTCTTTTAGGCCTTATAATAGGTCCTCTCACCCTTCCATATCTCTTCTATCCAAGCATGTCAGCAATGTATTCACTTCCATATTGGGGTCCTGCATGGAATCTCAGTTTTTTCCTTGTGGCAGCTCTTATGGTAATCATTTCCGTTCTTGTAACATTCATATCTGTCAAGACAATCAATGATGAAAATCCGGCTGACTCAATCAAGCCTAAGGTTCCAAAGGCAGTAAGCTCTGGAATAATGGAGAGAACAAAGATATGGAAAAAGATGGGATTCAATGGAAGATGGAACTATAGGGACGCAAAAAGAAATAAGGTAAGGGCAATAATGAGCATCTTTGGCGTATTTGCCTGTGCTCTTCTTATAATGTCTGCATTTGGAATGTATGACTCTATGAATGACGTTCAGGACTGGCAATACAACCAGATTTATAATTACAACTCAAAATTATATCTTGATGAAAACATTACAGATGCTCAATTATCAACCGTAGTTAAGGACACAAACGGCGAAGAGATGATGGAGCAGGCCATTGAGGTCAAGTATAGGGGAAATAAGCATACCGCTTCGATGACGGTCTATAATGATTCAGAACTCTTTAGACCAACCGACATCAATAGAAACTATATAGAGATAGATCCAGATGGCGTTGCCATTTCAGACAGGCTTGCTGAAGTATTAGGACTTAAAGTGGGGGATAAGGTAAGGTGGCATCTTGTTGGAAATCCTAAATGGATTGATTCAGAGATAACTCAGACCTATTCAACTCCTTTCGGACAGGGAATAATCATGTCTGAAAAGACCTATGAAAAGTATGGCGGAGATGACTATAATTATTCAACTAATGTGGTTTTAACAGAGGATAAGGACATTAAGAACTATACAGGAGTCACCAGTGTCTCTACAAGGGAAGATATTGTAAAGGGCTGGGAAGACATGACTGAAGCCATGAATCTTATGGTTTATGTTCTTATAATATTTGCTGTCATTTTGGCTGTTGTGGTTTTATATAATCTTGGCCTTCTCTCATTTACAGAGATTCAAAGGGAAATTGCAACTCTTAAGGTTCTTGGATTTAATACAAAGAGCTTGAGACGACTTTTACTCACTCAAAACCTATGGTTTTCAACAATTGGGTTCATATTGGCAATTCCAGGTGCATATATTCTAATGGAGGCCATGATGGGCTCAACAGGAGCTGACTATTATTTCCCAATAAATATCTATCCGTTGAACTTTATAATCAGCCTTATAATGACATTCGGACTTTCCATACTTGTTAATCTGCTCTTTTCAAGAAAGATTAAGAAGGTTAATATGGTCGAATCCTTAAAGAGCAATGAATAG
- a CDS encoding cysteine-rich small domain-containing protein: protein MIHLIGIGNDKGNITLNAFKAIKEADVIINYNDIDLSFFDSEIKDKEIISAIDLINDIDLEDDLDLNDDVAENIDSDEDLDSEINSDDLESNIISDDLESNIISDDLESNIISDDLESNVGSDDLESDIDSDDSSDIDLEDDLKSNPLLERILQENFLIELAISKSLESKQVALIVSDDPNILGLSNRFLQIKSKYSDVKYKIYPGVSSISQSASIVGAPLGDFALIDLSNPITSLSEIEDKVKHILDANLVLAIKNPIDDKREDGREAYNLIKSIINEYNDELLTAIVYSDGYYSIDEFKNIYDEDIDENSIFFIGNKLSYILEESMVTSSDYIVETKLISWSIEFFERYLNGEVPRGLDYDCDFLPCHVNLEACDFCYCPFYPCADGVTGGEWIKDRDVWSCQHCDWIHLEEPCVAIREGLDDILKEIDDLKDKHIELLKLRRKSLLKTLK, encoded by the coding sequence ATGATTCATCTTATTGGTATTGGGAATGATAAAGGAAATATAACTTTAAATGCTTTTAAGGCTATTAAAGAAGCAGATGTTATTATTAATTACAATGATATTGATTTAAGTTTCTTTGATTCTGAAATTAAAGACAAAGAGATTATTTCAGCTATTGATTTGATTAATGACATAGATTTAGAAGATGATCTTGATTTAAATGATGATGTAGCTGAAAATATTGATTCTGATGAGGATTTAGATTCTGAAATTAATTCAGATGACTTAGAATCTAATATTATTTCAGATGACTTAGAATCTAATATTATTTCAGATGATTTAGAATCTAATATTATTTCAGATGACTTAGAATCTAATGTGGGTTCAGATGATTTAGAATCCGATATTGATTCAGATGACTCATCTGACATCGATTTAGAAGATGATCTAAAATCAAACCCATTATTAGAAAGAATACTTCAAGAAAACTTCTTAATTGAACTAGCCATCTCTAAATCATTGGAATCCAAGCAAGTTGCTTTAATAGTCTCAGATGACCCAAATATCCTAGGCCTATCCAATCGCTTCCTTCAAATTAAGTCCAAGTATAGCGATGTAAAATATAAAATATATCCTGGGGTTTCTTCAATAAGCCAATCAGCATCTATAGTTGGTGCTCCTTTAGGTGATTTTGCTCTTATAGACCTATCAAACCCAATTACATCTTTATCTGAAATAGAAGACAAGGTAAAACACATTTTAGATGCCAATTTAGTCTTGGCAATCAAAAATCCTATCGACGATAAAAGAGAAGATGGAAGAGAGGCTTATAATTTAATTAAATCAATCATAAACGAATACAATGATGAATTATTGACTGCAATAGTCTATAGTGATGGCTATTACTCTATAGATGAGTTTAAAAATATTTATGATGAAGATATTGATGAAAATTCAATCTTTTTCATTGGAAATAAGTTATCCTATATTTTAGAGGAATCAATGGTTACTTCCTCTGATTATATTGTAGAGACTAAACTTATCTCATGGTCTATTGAGTTCTTTGAAAGGTATTTGAATGGAGAGGTTCCAAGAGGCCTTGATTATGATTGCGATTTCCTTCCATGCCATGTGAATCTGGAAGCTTGTGACTTTTGCTATTGTCCATTCTATCCCTGTGCAGATGGAGTTACAGGAGGAGAATGGATTAAGGACAGGGATGTTTGGAGCTGTCAGCACTGTGATTGGATACATCTGGAAGAGCCTTGTGTAGCTATTAGAGAAGGCTTGGATGATATCTTAAAGGAAATTGATGATTTGAAGGATAAACATATTGAGCTACTTAAATTAAGACGTAAGAGTCTTTTAAAGACCTTAAAATAG
- a CDS encoding DNA-directed DNA polymerase II small subunit — protein sequence MTAETLLKFARKGIILTPGAYDLILGSDNPLDLSSSIILKLKSGKYSNEDLVPVDEKQIKEMMKALGISVKENKGLDHGSLDDFGSRTSGEGLERKIETRPEKTVEKAVEPQQAVETREQKPQQTFKPTQEKTVEKPIEKPQQTFEPNQQRTVEKPIEKPQQTFETPAKQTRAEKPIKPQIKPISAEKPTEAPQRQETKEIEKTIEKPKSDKPKVNAGYPSDHIVKIDNVEVSEETKKKYRRNLTESKVNFDGFKVLKDTSNKSYTSGEIGNLIEYFQNRYKKLSDILSKRPELRTWQKINEITETQTDLNLIVMITDIKSTKNGHYFIEVEDDTGSMPILVSKDNDQLIRAAKNLMKDEVIGIVAQKRPGNELAICQNIIDPGVPRIAKKEVNFGTVFTSDIHIGSSTFLEDAFTRFIKWINGDFGSEEQMEMANNVKYMIIGGDIVDGIGVYPNQDKELAIKDITAQYDEAARLVGDIRSDVKIIITPGNHDASRVAEPQPAVPEKYAKSLYELNNVEFLSNPSMVSLDGLEVLIYHGRGIDDMVMGSNDFSHERNDLVMKEFLNKRHLAPLYGERTPLASELEDHLVIDRVPDVLHTGHVHINTYTNYKGIHCINSGTFQTQTEFQKIYNIVPTPAEVPIIDVGGNYKQLKFID from the coding sequence ATGACAGCTGAAACACTTCTTAAATTTGCAAGAAAAGGAATAATATTAACACCAGGGGCGTATGATTTAATTCTAGGCTCAGATAATCCTTTAGATTTAAGTTCATCAATTATTTTAAAATTAAAAAGCGGAAAGTATTCTAATGAAGATCTGGTTCCGGTAGATGAGAAGCAGATAAAAGAAATGATGAAAGCGCTTGGAATAAGTGTTAAAGAGAACAAGGGATTAGATCATGGCTCTTTAGATGACTTTGGTAGTAGAACTAGTGGAGAAGGTCTTGAAAGAAAGATTGAAACAAGACCTGAAAAAACTGTGGAAAAAGCAGTAGAGCCACAACAAGCAGTGGAAACTAGAGAACAAAAACCACAACAAACCTTCAAACCAACACAAGAAAAAACTGTGGAGAAACCTATAGAAAAACCACAACAAACATTCGAACCAAACCAACAAAGAACCGTGGAGAAACCTATAGAAAAACCACAACAAACATTCGAAACACCTGCAAAACAAACCCGTGCAGAAAAACCAATAAAACCACAAATAAAACCAATTAGTGCAGAAAAACCAACAGAAGCACCACAAAGGCAAGAAACTAAAGAAATAGAAAAAACCATAGAAAAACCTAAATCTGATAAGCCTAAAGTAAATGCAGGCTATCCTAGTGATCATATTGTAAAAATAGACAATGTAGAAGTGTCTGAAGAGACTAAAAAGAAATACAGAAGAAACTTAACAGAATCTAAAGTCAATTTTGACGGTTTCAAGGTCCTAAAGGACACAAGCAACAAGTCATACACAAGCGGTGAGATAGGAAACCTTATCGAATATTTCCAAAACAGGTATAAGAAATTATCTGACATATTATCTAAAAGGCCAGAACTACGTACATGGCAGAAAATCAATGAAATCACCGAGACTCAGACTGATTTAAATCTTATTGTAATGATTACAGACATAAAAAGCACTAAAAACGGCCATTACTTCATAGAAGTGGAGGACGATACCGGCTCTATGCCTATCCTTGTAAGCAAGGATAACGACCAGCTGATACGAGCTGCCAAGAATCTTATGAAAGATGAGGTCATTGGTATTGTCGCTCAAAAAAGGCCGGGAAATGAGCTTGCAATCTGTCAAAACATCATAGATCCGGGAGTTCCAAGAATAGCTAAAAAGGAAGTGAACTTTGGAACAGTATTTACCTCAGACATTCACATTGGAAGCTCAACCTTCCTTGAAGACGCCTTTACAAGATTCATCAAATGGATTAATGGCGATTTCGGAAGCGAAGAGCAGATGGAAATGGCTAATAACGTTAAATACATGATTATTGGTGGAGATATCGTAGACGGAATTGGTGTCTATCCAAATCAGGATAAGGAATTGGCAATAAAAGACATTACAGCCCAATATGATGAGGCTGCACGTCTTGTAGGCGACATAAGAAGCGATGTAAAGATCATCATTACTCCTGGAAACCACGACGCTTCAAGAGTGGCTGAGCCACAGCCTGCTGTACCTGAAAAGTATGCTAAATCATTATATGAATTGAATAATGTGGAATTCCTCTCCAATCCAAGTATGGTAAGTCTAGATGGGCTTGAAGTGCTCATTTACCACGGAAGGGGAATAGATGATATGGTTATGGGTTCAAATGACTTTTCACACGAGCGAAATGACCTTGTAATGAAAGAATTCTTAAATAAAAGACATTTGGCTCCTTTATATGGTGAGAGAACCCCACTTGCTTCAGAGCTTGAAGATCACCTTGTAATCGATAGGGTCCCAGATGTACTGCACACAGGGCATGTTCACATAAATACCTATACAAACTATAAGGGAATTCATTGCATTAATTCAGGAACTTTCCAGACTCAAACAGAGTTCCAGAAGATTTATAACATTGTTCCAACCCCTGCAGAGGTTCCTATCATTGATGTTGGGGGCAATTATAAGCAATTGAAGTTTATAGACTAA
- a CDS encoding HIRAN domain-containing protein, which produces MVKNEKFITVICFNKFHGKKIFKIGSILKLVKEPDNAYDAEAIRIEMRYAGKVGYLANSVKTVVRGTMSAGRVYDKINDEAAYAQVKFISNENVIARILEEEEIKDLKRDPESDLNFI; this is translated from the coding sequence ATGGTAAAAAATGAAAAATTCATAACTGTAATTTGTTTTAATAAATTTCATGGAAAGAAGATTTTTAAAATCGGATCTATTTTAAAGCTTGTTAAAGAGCCTGACAATGCCTATGACGCTGAAGCTATCCGAATTGAGATGAGATATGCAGGTAAGGTTGGATATTTGGCAAACAGCGTTAAAACGGTAGTGCGAGGCACAATGAGTGCAGGAAGAGTCTATGATAAAATAAATGATGAGGCTGCTTATGCTCAAGTGAAATTCATTTCAAATGAAAATGTGATTGCACGTATTCTTGAAGAGGAAGAAATAAAAGACCTTAAAAGAGATCCGGAAAGTGATTTAAACTTTATTTAA
- a CDS encoding class II aldolase/adducin family protein: MEKEIVKSVVEMSAYVFERGLVSGKAGNVSARFKTDHGDIVAITPTLKSLADLEDKDIILVDSEGNNLTKGKPSSELGMHLAIYREKPDVYGIVHTHSPYATGFAFSNKRIKRLEGFGQIKSEYIKDIDYYKPGSEELAKNAAEALKEEDVIVLRNHGVIATGSTVKEAATLVEFVEESAKTQFVTLVLNSLDEK, encoded by the coding sequence ATGGAAAAGGAAATAGTAAAATCAGTTGTAGAGATGTCAGCTTATGTATTTGAAAGAGGCCTTGTATCAGGGAAAGCTGGCAATGTAAGCGCAAGATTCAAGACAGACCATGGTGACATAGTCGCCATAACTCCAACACTTAAATCCCTTGCTGATTTGGAAGATAAGGACATAATTCTTGTTGATTCAGAGGGCAATAATCTAACTAAAGGCAAGCCATCCTCTGAACTTGGAATGCATCTGGCAATCTATCGTGAAAAGCCAGATGTCTATGGAATCGTACACACCCATTCACCTTATGCAACAGGATTCGCCTTTTCCAATAAAAGAATAAAGCGTTTGGAAGGATTCGGACAAATAAAATCAGAATACATTAAAGATATAGACTACTATAAGCCTGGAAGTGAAGAACTTGCTAAAAATGCTGCTGAAGCATTGAAGGAAGAGGATGTTATTGTCCTAAGGAATCATGGAGTCATCGCCACTGGATCTACTGTTAAAGAGGCTGCCACACTTGTTGAATTCGTTGAAGAAAGTGCTAAAACCCAATTTGTGACACTAGTCTTGAATTCCTTAGATGAAAAATAG
- the tsaA gene encoding tRNA (N6-threonylcarbamoyladenosine(37)-N6)-methyltransferase TrmO: MKIEFDTIGTIHSPFKELEGMPIQPTGAKGIKGEIHIKDEYKPGLKDITGFSHLILIYHLHKTNGNALEVKPFMDNKTHGVFATRSPKRPNNIGMTVVALDSVDDDCVLHISNVDILDGTPLLDIKPYVPQLHEDTIVDLRIGWFETNHKKAKTQKADDRFIN; encoded by the coding sequence ATGAAAATTGAATTTGACACCATAGGAACAATACACTCTCCTTTTAAAGAGCTAGAGGGAATGCCTATTCAACCAACCGGTGCGAAAGGCATTAAAGGAGAAATACATATTAAAGATGAATATAAGCCTGGATTAAAGGATATTACTGGTTTTTCACATCTTATACTTATCTATCACTTACATAAAACCAATGGAAATGCATTGGAAGTGAAGCCTTTCATGGATAATAAGACACATGGAGTCTTTGCAACAAGATCTCCTAAAAGACCAAATAACATAGGAATGACTGTAGTTGCATTGGATAGCGTTGATGATGACTGTGTCTTGCACATATCCAATGTAGATATTCTTGATGGCACTCCACTTCTTGATATCAAGCCATATGTTCCTCAATTGCATGAGGACACCATTGTAGACTTAAGAATTGGATGGTTTGAAACCAATCATAAAAAAGCGAAAACACAAAAAGCGGATGATAGATTTATTAACTAA
- a CDS encoding ABC transporter ATP-binding protein: protein MTTMIEFQNVSREYQSGDHILKALDNLSLKIEKGEFVVILGPSGAGKSTFLNLLGGLDTATSGKIIVNGENIADYDDNQLTKYRAKEVGFIFQFYNLIPNLTAKENIELMSDITNLKVDGNKILDSVGLLDHANQFPAQLSGGEQQRVSIARAIAKQPAMLLCDEPTGALDSNTGVLILSLLQTMCHEKNTTVVIVTHNAKLADAADKLIRIKNGQIEEVKINENPLDINEIEW, encoded by the coding sequence ATGACAACAATGATAGAATTTCAAAATGTTTCAAGAGAATATCAAAGTGGAGATCACATATTAAAGGCATTAGACAATTTAAGCCTAAAGATTGAAAAAGGAGAATTTGTTGTTATTTTAGGACCATCAGGTGCAGGAAAATCCACATTTTTAAACCTTTTAGGAGGATTGGATACCGCAACTAGCGGAAAAATAATCGTAAATGGGGAAAACATAGCAGATTATGATGATAATCAATTAACAAAATACAGGGCAAAGGAAGTTGGATTCATATTCCAATTCTATAACCTGATTCCTAATCTAACAGCAAAGGAAAACATTGAGCTTATGAGTGATATAACCAATCTAAAGGTAGATGGAAATAAGATATTGGATTCTGTAGGTCTCTTAGACCATGCAAACCAATTCCCTGCTCAACTCTCTGGTGGAGAGCAGCAAAGGGTCTCAATAGCTAGAGCCATTGCAAAACAACCGGCTATGCTATTATGTGACGAGCCTACAGGTGCATTAGACTCTAATACTGGAGTACTGATTCTTTCCTTGCTCCAGACAATGTGTCACGAGAAGAATACGACAGTTGTGATAGTGACTCACAATGCCAAATTGGCAGATGCAGCTGATAAGCTTATCAGAATCAAGAATGGACAGATAGAGGAAGTTAAAATCAATGAAAATCCATTAGATATTAATGAAATTGAGTGGTAA
- a CDS encoding potassium channel family protein: protein MPSVKDILIEMKDMSELMVDLAYSAVLFNNRAAAEEVITLENKLNSMNYEIKKQSLVAARSLEDAEKLTTLLEIAEAAESIGNAAKDLADLTLKGFEPHPVFKMVMEESEKTIIRLNVDESSVLVNNSLGDLLLLNRTGMRIISIRRGDSWIYGPDKNTVIIAGDVLIAKGSEAGTEIIEKLAEGEMDLEDLVNMEDFIDDN, encoded by the coding sequence ATGCCTAGCGTAAAAGATATTTTAATTGAAATGAAAGATATGTCGGAATTAATGGTCGATTTAGCTTATTCAGCTGTATTGTTTAACAACAGAGCAGCTGCTGAAGAGGTAATCACCTTGGAAAACAAGTTAAACAGCATGAATTATGAGATTAAAAAACAATCTCTTGTTGCTGCAAGATCTCTTGAGGATGCAGAAAAGCTAACAACCTTGCTTGAGATTGCAGAAGCTGCAGAATCCATCGGAAATGCAGCTAAAGACTTAGCCGACTTGACATTGAAAGGATTCGAACCTCACCCAGTATTTAAAATGGTTATGGAAGAAAGTGAAAAGACCATTATCCGTTTGAATGTTGATGAAAGTTCAGTTCTTGTAAACAATTCATTAGGTGACTTATTATTATTAAACCGTACTGGTATGAGAATCATTTCCATCAGACGTGGAGATTCTTGGATTTACGGACCTGATAAAAACACAGTTATCATTGCAGGAGATGTATTGATAGCTAAAGGTTCTGAAGCTGGTACAGAGATTATTGAAAAATTAGCAGAAGGAGAAATGGATTTAGAAGATTTAGTCAATATGGAAGACTTTATTGATGATAATTAG
- a CDS encoding magnesium transporter — translation MKMIRQFGESSIALVVNLILFLFNGIKYIFTLPNRIYVYIKLFLEDTDAVLKESLIALSICAVGDLCAGIILGNMEFFLKTYPGLMVIIPGAIGMRGNIFGSFGSRLSTHLHIGTLSPEFKRSEILSENITASLILTMVLSILLAVIAKGVCIAFGFKSISIYDFVLISFIAGLISTIIMLPITMFISLKSFEGGWDPDNITTPFIAAVGDFFTLPAIILSVIIVGFISIIPIVKMIVFVAVIFVTIAALIAGYTAKSDVRHIVRQSTPVLFICSLLGTFAGGILNDSLTTLLKNQTLLTLVPLFSGESGGLVSILGARLSSGLHSGLIDPVLRPKKHTVENFVAILTLSVVMYPVIGFLAESSTIAFGNIGVGILESMSISFLAGMILILLMLLVVFYISTISYRRGLDPDNIVIPLSTSLTDSISTLILIVVSLGLLNYVF, via the coding sequence ATGAAGATGATACGTCAATTCGGGGAATCCTCCATCGCTCTTGTCGTCAATCTAATACTGTTTTTATTTAATGGAATTAAATACATATTTACCCTTCCTAATCGTATTTATGTCTATATAAAGCTATTTTTAGAAGATACTGATGCAGTATTAAAGGAAAGCCTGATTGCTCTTTCTATCTGTGCTGTAGGGGATTTATGTGCAGGTATCATTTTAGGAAATATGGAATTCTTCCTAAAGACCTATCCCGGCCTTATGGTAATCATTCCAGGTGCAATAGGAATGAGGGGAAACATCTTTGGCTCTTTTGGCTCAAGGCTTAGCACACACCTTCACATTGGTACTTTGTCTCCTGAATTTAAAAGATCAGAGATACTTAGCGAAAACATTACAGCATCCCTTATTTTGACTATGGTACTATCCATATTGCTTGCTGTAATCGCTAAAGGAGTCTGCATAGCCTTTGGATTTAAAAGCATAAGCATTTATGACTTTGTTCTTATTTCATTTATTGCAGGGCTTATTTCAACTATCATTATGCTGCCTATTACAATGTTTATCTCACTTAAGAGCTTTGAAGGAGGCTGGGACCCAGACAATATTACAACTCCATTCATTGCAGCTGTTGGAGACTTTTTCACCCTTCCAGCAATCATATTAAGCGTAATCATAGTGGGATTCATTTCCATAATCCCTATAGTCAAGATGATTGTCTTTGTAGCGGTAATATTTGTTACAATAGCAGCATTGATTGCAGGATACACAGCAAAAAGCGATGTAAGGCATATTGTAAGGCAATCCACTCCTGTACTATTCATTTGCTCACTCCTTGGAACATTTGCAGGTGGAATATTGAATGATTCTCTTACAACCTTGCTTAAGAATCAGACTTTACTCACTCTTGTTCCACTCTTCTCAGGTGAAAGCGGAGGATTGGTAAGCATATTAGGAGCAAGGCTATCATCTGGCCTTCACTCAGGTCTTATTGACCCAGTGCTCAGACCTAAGAAGCATACAGTAGAGAATTTTGTAGCTATATTGACCCTTTCAGTTGTAATGTATCCGGTTATAGGATTTTTGGCTGAGTCATCAACAATCGCATTTGGCAATATTGGTGTAGGAATACTTGAATCAATGTCAATAAGCTTCTTGGCAGGTATGATTTTGATTCTTCTAATGTTGCTTGTAGTGTTCTACATCTCTACAATTTCTTATAGAAGAGGATTGGACCCTGATAATATTGTTATACCTTTATCCACTAGCCTAACAGACTCTATATCAACATTAATTTTAATTGTTGTGTCTTTAGGTCTATTGAATTATGTTTTTTAA
- a CDS encoding UPF0147 family protein, which translates to MTNETFEEVSQILKHIMENPSVPRNIRRAADESFNTLNNEEEDETVRASAVIIKLDEISNDPNIPVHARTLIWEILSKLEAI; encoded by the coding sequence ATGACAAATGAAACTTTTGAGGAAGTATCACAAATATTAAAGCATATTATGGAAAATCCTAGTGTACCACGTAATATCAGAAGAGCTGCAGATGAATCCTTCAACACTTTAAACAATGAAGAAGAAGATGAAACTGTTAGAGCAAGCGCTGTAATCATTAAATTAGATGAAATTAGTAATGATCCTAACATTCCTGTTCATGCTAGAACCTTAATTTGGGAAATCTTATCTAAATTAGAAGCTATTTAA